One genomic region from Curtobacterium sp. 9128 encodes:
- a CDS encoding glutathione-independent formaldehyde dehydrogenase, with the protein MRAVVYNGPHDVSVDDVPDAEVEQPTDILVKITATNICGSDLHMYEGRTDIETGSVFGHENLGTVIEVGDGVQKVRVGDRVVLPFNVACGFCKNCERGWSSFCLTMQPNEAAAGAAYGYADMGPYRGGQAELLRVPFGDYNALRLGEDSVEKENDYAMLSDIFPTGWHGAELAGVQPGDTVVVYGAGPVGLMAALSASIKGASRIFVVDRQADRLRLAESIGAIAVDDSKVDPVQTVLDATLGLGADRGIEAVGYQAHDGQGNEQPNLVLNRLIASVRFTGGIGVVGVYLPEDPGASDELAKKGQIALDYGTFFFKGQHMGTGQAPVKRYNRQLRDLIAGDKASPSFIVSHNLSLDEAPDAYRHFDARDDGWTKVVLHP; encoded by the coding sequence ATGCGAGCAGTCGTCTACAACGGCCCCCACGACGTCAGCGTCGACGATGTCCCGGATGCCGAGGTCGAACAGCCGACCGACATCCTGGTCAAGATCACCGCGACGAACATCTGCGGGTCGGACCTGCACATGTACGAGGGCCGGACCGACATCGAGACCGGCAGTGTGTTCGGGCACGAGAACCTCGGCACCGTGATCGAGGTCGGTGACGGCGTCCAGAAGGTGCGGGTCGGCGACCGTGTCGTCCTACCGTTCAACGTCGCTTGTGGGTTCTGCAAGAACTGCGAGCGCGGCTGGTCGAGCTTCTGCCTGACCATGCAGCCGAACGAGGCCGCTGCCGGAGCCGCGTACGGCTACGCGGACATGGGCCCCTACCGCGGCGGGCAGGCGGAGTTGCTGCGCGTCCCGTTCGGTGACTACAACGCGCTCCGTCTCGGTGAGGACTCGGTCGAGAAGGAGAACGACTACGCCATGCTGTCGGACATCTTCCCGACCGGCTGGCACGGGGCCGAGCTCGCCGGAGTGCAGCCGGGCGACACGGTGGTCGTCTACGGTGCCGGACCCGTCGGCCTCATGGCCGCCCTCTCCGCCTCCATCAAGGGCGCATCGCGGATCTTCGTCGTCGACCGGCAGGCGGACCGGCTCCGTCTCGCCGAGTCGATCGGTGCGATCGCGGTCGACGACTCGAAGGTCGACCCCGTGCAGACGGTCCTCGACGCGACCCTCGGCCTCGGAGCCGACCGCGGCATCGAGGCCGTCGGGTACCAGGCCCACGACGGGCAGGGTAACGAGCAGCCCAACCTCGTGCTGAACCGTCTCATCGCCTCCGTCCGGTTTACGGGCGGAATCGGCGTCGTCGGCGTGTACCTGCCTGAGGACCCCGGCGCTTCCGACGAACTGGCGAAGAAGGGGCAGATCGCGCTGGACTACGGCACGTTCTTCTTCAAGGGCCAGCACATGGGCACCGGTCAGGCACCCGTGAAGCGGTACAACCGCCAGCTCCGCGACCTGATCGCCGGGGACAAGGCATCGCCGTCCTTCATCGTCAGCCACAACCTCTCGCTCGACGAGGCCCCGGACGCCTACCGCCACTTCGACGCACGCGACGACGGCTGGACCAAGGTCGTGCTCCACCCGTGA